In Drosophila subpulchrella strain 33 F10 #4 breed RU33 chromosome 3R, RU_Dsub_v1.1 Primary Assembly, whole genome shotgun sequence, the following are encoded in one genomic region:
- the LOC119554638 gene encoding cation-independent mannose-6-phosphate receptor isoform X1, with amino-acid sequence MRCSLQKDCAAPTQEKFHQMRCQFWICLILLLFCCGESFAADAVDQLKFSTQECKIKEPIYGSTFDFSGLHSDLAHVVESVSNGGDKFEFNICGNLSRTCNGESNVAACLKKQGKEYIIGRQHELFYNNGKMYLEYKGGAKCDNGTASNPNYQLHVQLTCDYTLDAQPMHITPYANNACSFYISYETPLACLSIPDALQSNSCSVRDTKSNGTFDLMPLSDSNYRTSNRQDAFFLINVCKPVLYGENSMCPPGSSICLYNPKASNSKERFINFGNVQSRPVVEKGQLLLRHESPTPCAKNSSANYTSVIYFSCDKFIRNAHPEFAGLGADSCTYQFNFVTPLACNDLEPCTAFTATNELLDLSSLSKKPARTLVKDGRNYTIAVCAQAGTPCQENGGACYEQNSTTISLGNSNSQLRFNQTGSLYLLYEDGAECSTDSGIRRWSTKIEFVCANNATKDNGANSAGAAGGGDSFKIIEDSNCQLLIQYQTPLACREPIKCKASVYVDHTTDGLGSSGDELIDLTPLISASDNYEAKVELPASLEHLVPKTTKFFLNVCRPLVPKYQLGCAGGSAACMAKVTATGAPEEERSMGFPLVSLTQRNRTYAELLYLKGDPCPTDNTTELSTRILFSCNMRAGRGQPVLRSIEDCAYAFEWETNVFCPPHECTFSEDTCDLVHDELNRSFNFKRAPFTKDGKIEIDYNGTKMAVNTCGAHRKAMTDYSQALVNIFFTHESPNCGREGTMNVQIRLICSNQTESSSTISSDQQCNLLYVQRTPSICEFLSLGAAQQDGSPSTGTSSSTSTSSTTTTTSTTTQASPAGKPTKAATSTTTTTAAPDPAATPIGPTASVGTILAAILSVTFCVTCLGLFAFSPARRQRVRRLFRRSNSAVRYSRVQSNEEANLLLEPNGEFTESDDDMLL; translated from the exons ATGCGTTGCAGTTTGCAAAAGGACTGCGCAGCTCCCACGCAGGAAAAATTTCACCAG ATGCGTTGCCAATTCTGGATTTGCTTAATTTTACTGCTTTTCTGCTGCGGTGAGAGTTTCGCTGCTGACGCAGTTGATCAGCTG AAATTTTCCACGCAGGAATGCAAGATCAAAGAGCCCATCTATGGCAGCACCTTCGACTTCAGTGGCCTTCACTCGGACTTGGCTCACGTGGTGGAAAGCGTGAGCAATGGCGGCGACAAATTCGAGTTCAATATCTGCGGTAATCTCTCAAGAACCTGCAACGGCGAAAGTAATGTTGCAGCCTGCCTTAAGAAACAGGGAAAGGAGTACATAATAG GTCGCCAACACGAGTTGTTCTACAACAATGGCAAAATGTATCTGGAGTACAAGGGCGGAGCAAAGTGTGATAATGGCACTGCCAGCAATCCCAACTACCAGCTCCATGTGCAGCTCACCTGCGACTATACTCTGGATGCCCAGCCCATGCACATAACGCCTTAT GCCAACAATGCCTGTTCTTTTTACATCTCCTACGAGACCCCACTGGCCTGCCTCTCCATTCCCGATGCCCTGCAGTCCAACAGTTGCAGTGTGCGGGACACCAAATCGAATGGAACCTTCGATCTGATGCCCCTGAGTGATAGTAACTACCGAACAAGCAATCGCCAGGATGCCTTCTTTTTGATCAACGTTTGTAAACCGGTGCTCTACGGGGAGAACAGCATGTGTCCACCCGGCAGCAGCATTTGTCTGTATAATCCCAAGGCCAGCAACTCAAAAGAAAG ATTTATCAATTTCGGCAATGTGCAATCGCGCCCAGTGGTGGAGAAGGGGCAGCTGCTGCTCCGACATGAGTCACCAACGCCCTGTGCCAAGAACTCCAGCGCCAACTACACCAGCGTGATATACTTCAGCTGTGACAAGTTCATAAGG AATGCCCATCCCGAGTTCGCGGGTCTGGGCGCCGATTCCTGCACCTACCAGTTCAACTTTGTGACGCCCTTGGCCTGTAATGATCTCGAACCCTGCACGGCCTTCACTGCCACAAATGAGCT GCTGGATCTCAGTTCGCTTAGCAAGAAGCCAGCCCGCACTCTGGTTAAGGATGGCAGGAACTATACAATTGCAGTGTGCGCCCAAGCTGGGACGCCCTGCCAGGAGAATGGCG GCGCCTGTTACGAGCAGAATTCCACGACCATCAGCCTGGGCAACTCCAACTCGCAGCTGCGATTCAATCAGACCGGCTCCCTGTATTTGCTATACGAGGATGGTGCCGAGTGCTCCACAGATTCGGGCATCAGGCGCTGGTCAACGAAAATCGAGTTTGTCTGCGCGAACAATGCCACCAAGGACAATGGGGCCAACAGTGCTGGTGCTGCCGGTGGTGGCGACTCTTTCAAAATAATCGAGGACTCCAATTGTCAGCTGTTGATCCAATATCAGACGCCGCTTGCCTGCCGGGAGCCGATTAAATGCAAGGCCAGCGTCTATGTGGACCACACAACGGATGGACTGGGCAGTAGTGGCGATGAGCTGATCGACCTAACGCCATTGATTAGCGCCAGCGACAACTACGAGGCCAAAGTGGAGCTTCCAGCCAGCCTGGAGCACCTGGTGCCCAAGACGACCAAG TTCTTTTTGAATGTGTGCCGTCCATTAGTGCCCAAATACCAATTAGGCTGTGCCGGCGGATCTGCTGCCTGCATGGCCAAAGTGACGGCCACCGGCGCCCCCGAGGAGGAGCGT AGCATGGGCTTTCCCCTGGTGTCACTGACGCAAAGGAATCGCACCTACGCCGAACTGCTGTACTTGAAGGGAGACCCCTGCCCCACGGACAACACCACGGAGCTTTCCACGCGCATCCTTTTCAGCTGTAATATGCGTGCTGGTCGT GGCCAACCGGTGCTGCGTTCGATTGAGGACTGTGCCTACGCATTCGAGTGGGAGACCAATGTCTTTTGCCCGCCGCACGAGTGCACCTTCAGTGAGGACACCTGCGACCTGGTGCACGACGAGCTGAATCGTAGCTTCAATTTCAAGAGGGCGCCGTTCACCAAGGATGGCAAGATTGAG ATCGACTACAATGGCACGAAGATGGCGGTAAACACTTGCGGGGCGCATCGCAAGGCGATGACGGACTATTCGCAGGCGCTGGTCAACATATTCTTCACACACGAGTCGCCTAATTGCGGGCGAGAAG GAACGATGAACGTCCAGATCCGCCTGATATGCAGCAACCAGACGGAGAGCAGCAGCACCATCTCCAGC GACCAGCAATGCAATTTGCTTTATGTGCAGCGAACGCCGAGCATCTGTGAGTTCCTCTCCCTAGGCGCGGCCCAGCAGGATGGTAGCCCCAGCACGGGCACCTCGTcctccacatccacatccagcaccaccaccaccaccagcaccacTACTCAGGCATCGCCAGCGGGTAAGCCAACCAAGGCGGCCACGTcgacaacgacaacaacaGCTGCGCCCGATCCGGCGGCTACTCCCATCGGGCCAACGGCCTCCGTGGGCA CCATCCTGGCCGCCATCCTGTCGGTGACCTTCTGTGTGACGTGCCTGGGCCTGTTTGCCTTTTCCCCGGCGCGGAGGCAGCGCGTCCGCCGCCTCTTCCGGCGCAGCAACTCCGCGGTGCGATACTCCCGG GTTCAGTCCAACGAGGAGGCCAACCTGCTGTTGGAGCCCAATGGCGAGTTCACCGAGAGCGATGATGACATGCTGCTTTAG
- the LOC119554638 gene encoding cation-independent mannose-6-phosphate receptor isoform X2, which yields MRCSLQKDCAAPTQEKFHQMRCQFWICLILLLFCCGESFAADAVDQLKFSTQECKIKEPIYGSTFDFSGLHSDLAHVVESVSNGGDKFEFNICGNLSRTCNGESNVAACLKKQGKEYIIGRQHELFYNNGKMYLEYKGGAKCDNGTASNPNYQLHVQLTCDYTLDAQPMHITPYANNACSFYISYETPLACLSIPDALQSNSCSVRDTKSNGTFDLMPLSDSNYRTSNRQDAFFLINVCKPVLYGENSMCPPGSSICLYNPKASNSKERFINFGNVQSRPVVEKGQLLLRHESPTPCAKNSSANYTSVIYFSCDKFIRNAHPEFAGLGADSCTYQFNFVTPLACNDLEPCTAFTATNELLDLSSLSKKPARTLVKDGRNYTIAVCAQAGTPCQENGGACYEQNSTTISLGNSNSQLRFNQTGSLYLLYEDGAECSTDSGIRRWSTKIEFVCANNATKDNGANSAGAAGGGDSFKIIEDSNCQLLIQYQTPLACREPIKCKASVYVDHTTDGLGSSGDELIDLTPLISASDNYEAKVELPASLEHLVPKTTKFFLNVCRPLVPKYQLGCAGGSAACMAKVTATGAPEEERSMGFPLVSLTQRNRTYAELLYLKGDPCPTDNTTELSTRILFSCNMRAGRGQPVLRSIEDCAYAFEWETNVFCPPHECTFSEDTCDLVHDELNRSFNFKRAPFTKDGKIEIDYNGTKMAVNTCGAHRKAMTDYSQALVNIFFTHESPNCGREGTMNVQIRLICSNQTESSSTISSDQQCNLLYVQRTPSICEFLSLGAAQQDGSPSTGTSSSTSTSSTTTTTSTTTQASPAAILAAILSVTFCVTCLGLFAFSPARRQRVRRLFRRSNSAVRYSRVQSNEEANLLLEPNGEFTESDDDMLL from the exons ATGCGTTGCAGTTTGCAAAAGGACTGCGCAGCTCCCACGCAGGAAAAATTTCACCAG ATGCGTTGCCAATTCTGGATTTGCTTAATTTTACTGCTTTTCTGCTGCGGTGAGAGTTTCGCTGCTGACGCAGTTGATCAGCTG AAATTTTCCACGCAGGAATGCAAGATCAAAGAGCCCATCTATGGCAGCACCTTCGACTTCAGTGGCCTTCACTCGGACTTGGCTCACGTGGTGGAAAGCGTGAGCAATGGCGGCGACAAATTCGAGTTCAATATCTGCGGTAATCTCTCAAGAACCTGCAACGGCGAAAGTAATGTTGCAGCCTGCCTTAAGAAACAGGGAAAGGAGTACATAATAG GTCGCCAACACGAGTTGTTCTACAACAATGGCAAAATGTATCTGGAGTACAAGGGCGGAGCAAAGTGTGATAATGGCACTGCCAGCAATCCCAACTACCAGCTCCATGTGCAGCTCACCTGCGACTATACTCTGGATGCCCAGCCCATGCACATAACGCCTTAT GCCAACAATGCCTGTTCTTTTTACATCTCCTACGAGACCCCACTGGCCTGCCTCTCCATTCCCGATGCCCTGCAGTCCAACAGTTGCAGTGTGCGGGACACCAAATCGAATGGAACCTTCGATCTGATGCCCCTGAGTGATAGTAACTACCGAACAAGCAATCGCCAGGATGCCTTCTTTTTGATCAACGTTTGTAAACCGGTGCTCTACGGGGAGAACAGCATGTGTCCACCCGGCAGCAGCATTTGTCTGTATAATCCCAAGGCCAGCAACTCAAAAGAAAG ATTTATCAATTTCGGCAATGTGCAATCGCGCCCAGTGGTGGAGAAGGGGCAGCTGCTGCTCCGACATGAGTCACCAACGCCCTGTGCCAAGAACTCCAGCGCCAACTACACCAGCGTGATATACTTCAGCTGTGACAAGTTCATAAGG AATGCCCATCCCGAGTTCGCGGGTCTGGGCGCCGATTCCTGCACCTACCAGTTCAACTTTGTGACGCCCTTGGCCTGTAATGATCTCGAACCCTGCACGGCCTTCACTGCCACAAATGAGCT GCTGGATCTCAGTTCGCTTAGCAAGAAGCCAGCCCGCACTCTGGTTAAGGATGGCAGGAACTATACAATTGCAGTGTGCGCCCAAGCTGGGACGCCCTGCCAGGAGAATGGCG GCGCCTGTTACGAGCAGAATTCCACGACCATCAGCCTGGGCAACTCCAACTCGCAGCTGCGATTCAATCAGACCGGCTCCCTGTATTTGCTATACGAGGATGGTGCCGAGTGCTCCACAGATTCGGGCATCAGGCGCTGGTCAACGAAAATCGAGTTTGTCTGCGCGAACAATGCCACCAAGGACAATGGGGCCAACAGTGCTGGTGCTGCCGGTGGTGGCGACTCTTTCAAAATAATCGAGGACTCCAATTGTCAGCTGTTGATCCAATATCAGACGCCGCTTGCCTGCCGGGAGCCGATTAAATGCAAGGCCAGCGTCTATGTGGACCACACAACGGATGGACTGGGCAGTAGTGGCGATGAGCTGATCGACCTAACGCCATTGATTAGCGCCAGCGACAACTACGAGGCCAAAGTGGAGCTTCCAGCCAGCCTGGAGCACCTGGTGCCCAAGACGACCAAG TTCTTTTTGAATGTGTGCCGTCCATTAGTGCCCAAATACCAATTAGGCTGTGCCGGCGGATCTGCTGCCTGCATGGCCAAAGTGACGGCCACCGGCGCCCCCGAGGAGGAGCGT AGCATGGGCTTTCCCCTGGTGTCACTGACGCAAAGGAATCGCACCTACGCCGAACTGCTGTACTTGAAGGGAGACCCCTGCCCCACGGACAACACCACGGAGCTTTCCACGCGCATCCTTTTCAGCTGTAATATGCGTGCTGGTCGT GGCCAACCGGTGCTGCGTTCGATTGAGGACTGTGCCTACGCATTCGAGTGGGAGACCAATGTCTTTTGCCCGCCGCACGAGTGCACCTTCAGTGAGGACACCTGCGACCTGGTGCACGACGAGCTGAATCGTAGCTTCAATTTCAAGAGGGCGCCGTTCACCAAGGATGGCAAGATTGAG ATCGACTACAATGGCACGAAGATGGCGGTAAACACTTGCGGGGCGCATCGCAAGGCGATGACGGACTATTCGCAGGCGCTGGTCAACATATTCTTCACACACGAGTCGCCTAATTGCGGGCGAGAAG GAACGATGAACGTCCAGATCCGCCTGATATGCAGCAACCAGACGGAGAGCAGCAGCACCATCTCCAGC GACCAGCAATGCAATTTGCTTTATGTGCAGCGAACGCCGAGCATCTGTGAGTTCCTCTCCCTAGGCGCGGCCCAGCAGGATGGTAGCCCCAGCACGGGCACCTCGTcctccacatccacatccagcaccaccaccaccaccagcaccacTACTCAGGCATCGCCAGCGG CCATCCTGGCCGCCATCCTGTCGGTGACCTTCTGTGTGACGTGCCTGGGCCTGTTTGCCTTTTCCCCGGCGCGGAGGCAGCGCGTCCGCCGCCTCTTCCGGCGCAGCAACTCCGCGGTGCGATACTCCCGG GTTCAGTCCAACGAGGAGGCCAACCTGCTGTTGGAGCCCAATGGCGAGTTCACCGAGAGCGATGATGACATGCTGCTTTAG
- the LOC119549234 gene encoding protein toll, which produces MSRLRTAFELSVLLVILQLFHCPGSEAIFGRDTCNEISIKGSCQCSPIMSEYEIICPAYSENPTFRLTIQPNEYVQIMCNQTDSNDYKQLPGKVRIGEVDRVQMRRCMLPGHAPVASILDYLGIVSPKTLIFESDNLGMNITRQHLDHLHSLKRFRFTTRRLTHVPANLLTNMRNLSHLELCANIEEMPSHMFDGMENLEFIEFGGNKLRQMPRGIFSKMPKLKHLNLWSNELRNLTKHDFEGATSVVGIDIHGNGIEQLPHDVFAYLTNLTDINLSANVFRSLPEGLFEHNKHLVEVRLMNNRVKLDTLPSRLFANQPELKILRLRADLETLPGDLFEHSTQITNISLEDNLLSTLSANLLEHQVNLLSLDLSNNKLTHLPDSLFKNTINLEDLRLENNFLTDISSDLFSRLRKLVTLTLSKNRLRTIHSAAFASTSEMRHLYLDHNDIDLLQPLWGANNQKQLSSPFNSMTKLETLNLRNNSIIFVYSDWTTVLTNLRELDLSYNNISSLRYVDLQFISTNGLYVNLSHNKIRNISLLKESGTQAGNPVHIDLNDNPLDCTCTLIWFVQLIKGVHRPQYAKNWTLQADRLNCSKPNNLKDTPVRLLDPKLLLCPLDNTNDPQERKCPLGCECMVRTYDNALVIKSNNGNLTHVPRLPELHHNLHIMELHLENNTLLRLPSAKTPGYASVTSLHLAGNNLTQLDVEQLPTNLTHLDVSWNHLQSLNASVLGFLNRTMKWRSMKLSGNPWMCDCDAKPLLLFTQDNFERIGDRNEMMCMDAEIPTRMVELSTNDICPGEKGVYIALAVVIALTGLLAGFTAALYYKYQTEIKIWLYAHNMLLWLVTEEELDKDKKFDAFISYSHKDQSFIEDYLVPQLEHGPQKFQLCVHERDWLVGGHIPENIMRSVADSRRTIIVLSQNFIKSEWARLEFRAAHRSALNEGRSRIIVIIYSDIGDVEKLDEELKAYLKMNTYLKWGDPWFWDKLRFALPHRRPVGNIGNGALIKTALKGSTDDKLELIKPSPVTPPLTTPPAEATKNPLVAQLNGVTPHPAIMIANGKNGLTNLYTPNGKSHVNGHINGAFIINTNAKQSDV; this is translated from the exons ATGAGTCGACTAAGGACGGCTTTTGAGCTGTCGGTGCTCCTGGTGATCCTGCAACTGTTCCACTGCCCAGGAAGTGAGGCAATCTTTGGCAGGGACACTTGCAACGAGATAAGCATCAAGGGATCATGCCAATGCTCACCCATCATGTCGGAATACGAGATCATCTGTCCAGCGTACTCGGAGAATCCCACCTTCAGACTGACCATCCAGCCAAATGAGTATGTGCAGATCATGTGCAATCAGACGGACAGCAATGACTACAAGCAGTTGCCGGGGAAAGTGAGGATTGGAGAAGTGGATAGGGTGCAGATGAGGAGGTGTATGTTGCCTGGTCATGCGCCAGTGGCCAGTATTCTGGATTACCTAGGCATTGTGTCGCCGAAAACGCTGATCTTCGAGAGCGATAACCTGGGGATGAACATCACAAGGCAGCATTTGGATCATTTGCACAGTCTCAAGCGTTTCCGGTTTACCACCCGTCGTCTGACCCATGTTCCAGCCAATCTTCTGACTAATATGAGGAATCTAAGTCACCTGGAACTGTGTGCAAACATTGAAGAAATGCCTTCGCATATGTTTGATGGCATGGAGAACCTCGAGTTCATCGAATTTGGTGGCAATAAGCTGCGGCAAATGCCGCGCGGCATTTTTAGCAAGATGCCCAAGCTGAAGCACCTGAATTTGTGGAGCAATGAGCTGCGCAATCTCACCAAGCACGATTTCGAAGGTGCCACCTCGGTGGTGGGCATAGATATCCATGGTAATGGAATCGAGCAGCTGCCGCACGATGTCTTTGCCTATCTCACGAATCTCACGGATATCAATCTGAGCGCCAATGTCTTCCGTTCCCTGCCGGAGGGTCTTTTCGAGCACAACAAACACCTGGTCGAGGTGCGCCTAATGAATAACCGTGTGAAACTTGACACTCTGCCCTCGCGACTGTTTGCCAACCAGCCGGAACTGAAGATCCTACGGCTGAGAGCTGATCTGGAGACGTTGCCCGGCGATCTCTTCGAGCATTCCACACAGATCACCAACATCTCGCTGGAGGATAACCTGCTTAGCACACTATCTGCCAATTTGCTGGAACATCAGGTCAACCTCCTGAGCTTGGATTTGAGCAACAATAAGCTGACACATTTGCCGGATTCTCTGTTTAAAAATACCATAAATCTGGAGGATTTGCGTCTGGAAAATAATTTTCTCACTGATATTAGCAG TGACTTATTCAGCAGGCTGCGCAAGCTGGTGACCCTGACACTGAGCAAAAATCGACTGAGAACCATCCACTCTGCCGCTTTTGCTAGCACTTCAGAAATGCGTCACCTATATTTGGATCACAACGATATCGACCTGCTACAACCTCTGTGGGGCGCAAACAATCAAAAACAGCTCAGCTCGCCGTTTAATTCTATGACCAAACTGGAGACCCTAAATCTACGCAACAACTCCATCATATTCGTCTACAGTGACTGGACCACAGTGCTGACTAACTTAAGGGAGCTGGACTTGAGTTACAACAACATTAGCTCGCTGCGTTATGTGGATCTGCAATTCATATCCACTAATGGATTGTACGTCAACCTGTCGCACAACAAGATACGGAATATCTCGCTGCTGAAGGAGTCTGGAACCCAGGCTGGGAATCCGGTTCATATAGATCTTAATGATAATCCGCTGGATTGCACCTGCACTTTGATCTGGTTTGTTCAGCTGATCAAGGGCGTGCATAGGCCGCAATATGCCAAGAATTGGACCCTTCAGGCAGACCGACTAAACTGCAGCAAGCCGAACAATTTGAAGGACACTCCAGTGCGCCTGTTGGATCCAAAGCTGCTGCTCTGTCCTCTGGACAATACCAATGATCCGCAGGAGAGAAAGTGTCCACTGGGCTGTGAGTGCATGGTGCGAACCTACGACAACGCACTGGTGATAAAGAGCAATAATGGCAACCTGACCCATGTTCCCCGTCTACCTGAGCTGCACCACAACCTTCACATCATGGAGCTGCATTTGGAGAATAACACTTTGCTCCGACTGCCATCTGCCAAGACACCCGGCTATGCGAGTGTGACAAGTCTGCATCTGGCTGGAAATAATCTCACGCAACTGGATGTGGAGCAACTGCCGACGAATCTCACGCATCTGGATGTGAGCTGGAATCATCTGCAGAGTCTGAATGCCAGCGTCTTGGGCTTCCTGAATCGCACCATGAAATGGCGCTCGATGAAGCTGTCTGGAAATCCTTGGATGTGCGACTGCGATGCCAAACCACTGCTGCTCTTTACCCAGGACAATTTCGAGAGGATCGGAGATCGCAATGAAATGATGTGCATGGATGCCGAGATACCCACAAGGATGGTGGAATTGTCGACGAATGATATTTGTCCCGGAGAGAAGGGCGTCTATATTGCCCTGGCTGTGGTGATTGCTTTGACTGGCCTGCTGGCCGGTTTCACGGCTGCTCTGTACTACAAATACCAGACGGAGATCAAGATTTGGCTATATGCCCACAACATGCTCCTGTGGCTCGTCACCGAGGAGGAGCTGGACAAGGACAAAAAGTTCGATGCCTTCATCTCGTACTCGCACAAGGATCAGAGCTTCATCGAGGACTATTTGGTGCCGCAACTGGAGCATGGTCCCCAGAAGTTCCAGCTCTGCGTCCACGAACGCGACTGGCTGGTCGGTGGACACATCCCAGAGAACATCATGCGCTCGGTGGCGGATTCGAGGCGTACCATCATTGTGCTCAGCCAGAATTTCATCAAATCGGAGTGGGCACGTCTGGAATTCAGGGCAGCTCATAGATCGGCATTGAACGAGGGACGTTCCCGCATCATAGTGATCATCTATTCGGACATTGGTGATGTGGAGAAGCTGGACGAGGAGCTGAAGGCCTACCTCAAGATGAACACCTATCTGAAGTGGGGCGATCCATGGTTCTGGGATAAGCTGCGATTTGCCCTGCCCCATCGCCGGCCCGTGGGAAACATTGGCAATGGAGCGTTGATCAAGACGGCACTGAAGGGCTCCACGGACGACAAGCTGGAGCTGATCAAACCGTCGCCGGTGACGCCACCGCTGACCACGCCGCCGGCGGAGGCCACCAAGAATCCACTGGTGGCGCAGCTAAACGGGGTCACCCCGCATCCGGCCATCATGATTGCCAACGGCAAGAACGGACTGACGAATCTGTACACACCCAATGGCAAGTCGCATGTGAATGGCCACATCAACGGCGCCTTCATCATCAACACGAATGCCAAACAGAGCGACGTATAG